Proteins encoded together in one Drosophila albomicans strain 15112-1751.03 chromosome 2R, ASM965048v2, whole genome shotgun sequence window:
- the LOC117573659 gene encoding uncharacterized protein LOC117573659, with product MIRTQTYRFRCNAVLLIALLQLSQNLIEIDANMQFNQQSVEDEYLVNEPQQEKIEQMDNDGKLTVRLPSNSLLKYTSYKDVSILHFEVPPDSRAAYFSFKAFEESKSTFQSKCKVKDVTLHLKANSFPVINPENITFPKNFLNSDQRFKIYNLQFQSNEQQQRIDIQGPQTGSWFAVAFISWTDPNNDRIEQQGLAASCDTLLLAELSVSRFYPIIINDGQVDNGNLTSFLVPSQQQESNNANRSGKSHYMTAVNMSPDEDPGLSFEDSLPLQQPMQQDAELQQLYAASYEDAGVVQNYTHSHAHSQRHTHSSSSRMGSRPESDNHRDRDRDRDNNGNTKSTTNNEIIYKFYVPDDIGVATARISFVEVCMQCPGVSFQIQANAFPPSFNGGLGPGLNGNEHNYIHRTVISPNQTEEISIEFYVQPSTWHYAILRFVSATDEFWPSLVPASMSGLGLNKVTAGDAVTASKRYEARPPQPQPKWRQQNRTETEGTEVHSVSYLLQIDFQQLEPQVDASSKTQSQLVNYSDAENAWRPNRFRGMDFYSLLRQSYREFFMFDFDLQPDANGTVPALLNLTAQSAAGFAFELGDVYDIGGTLTFAVSMKHELRFSNDLKAPPSTTLPPSERGGILAEKLVSDLDESTLILTHDQLHRVNQSMQIIVCMHLGEPGVPTWPDKCRYGQRLMHASSIINSTDLMGLIHVPFPESGLWYVTMGLYCHGAETARVTIIDSVKEFVRQHASLLRDMRAPCSCAGNARAYERCVRSSDCLARMNETETLKVKECMMDSKCTPDFVEMTRLFEIHHKAATEQHFALDNCNTSVVFSISSSPCVAGRCGRFGRCYHYMSGGFVFSTCVCMKGYRGWDCTEDSQVPSSISILVALLLLTLSNLLFIPSIYMAFRRRYYTEGIIYFFAMFFSIFYHACDSGEDEYSFCLVKIGVLQFCDFYCGLLAIWVTLIAMAHLPQHFVSLLHMFGAILLAFGTELNKQSLWVFLAPALTGICLISTSWGLRCVKTRKWFPARRYLIIFMPFGMVLVMVGLVCYAFLQTKQNYHIVHSIWHMVMALSIMCLLPSRKSFMPKC from the exons ATGATTCGTACGCAAACTTACCGTTTCCGGTGCAATGCAGTTTTACTCATTGCACTTCTACAACTGAGCCAGAATTTAATCGAGATTGATGCCAACATGCAGTTTAATCAGCAATCCGTTGAGGATGAATACTTGGTGAATGAGCCGCAGCAGGAGAAAATCGAGCAAATGGACAATGATGGAAAACTTACTGTGCGCTTGCCATCGAATTCATTACTCAAGTACACCTCCTATAAAGATGTTTCTATACTGCACTTTGAAGTTCCACCCGATTCACGAGCTGCGTATTTCAGCTTTAAAGCCTTCGAAGAATCCAAAAGTACCTTTC AGAGCAAATGCAAAGTCAAGGACGTAACTCTGCATTTAAAGGCAAACAGTTTCCCTGTGATAAACCCGGAGAATATTACTTTCCCCAAAAACTTTCTCAATTCCGACCAAAG ATTTAAGATATACAATTTACAGTTTCAATCGAATGAGCAACAACAGAGAATTGATATACAAGGTCCGCAGACCGGCAGCTGGTTTGCAGTCGCCTTCATCAGCTGGACGGATCCCAACAACGATCGCATAGAGCAGCAAG GGCTTGCTGCATCATGCGACACCTTGTTGCTGGCCGAGTTGTCGGTGTCACGTTTCTATCCGATTATCATTAACGATGGCCAAGTGGATAACGGCAATCTGACCAGTTTCCTGGTCCCAAGTCAGCAGCAGGAGTCAAACAATGCGAACAGAAGCGGCAAAAGCCATTACATGACTGCAGTCAATATGAGCCCCGATGAGGACCCCGGTCTTAGTTTTGAGGACAGTCTGCCACTGCAACAGCCCATGCAACAAGATGCAGAGCTGCAACAACTGTATGCCGCATCGTACGAAGATGCCGGGGTTGTTCAGAATTACACACACAGCCATGCACACTCACaaaggcacacacactcgagcAGCAGCCGAATGGGGTCGAGGCCAGAATCTGACAACcacagagatagagacagagacagggacaacaatggcaacaccAAGTCCACcacaaacaatgaaataatttacaagTTCTATGTGCCGGACGACATTGGTGTGGCCACCGCACGCATCTCGTTCGTCGAAGTATGCATGCAGTGTCCCGGCGTCAGCTTTCAGATCCAGGCGAACGCATTCCCGCCCAGCTTCAATGGCGGACTTGGGCCCGGGCTCAATGGTAACGAGCACAACTACATTCATCGCACGGTCATCAGCCCAAATCAGACGGAAGAGAtctcaattgaattttatgtgCAGCCCAGCACCTGGCACTATGCCATTCTCAGGTTTGTTAGTGCCACTGATGAGTTCTGGCCCAGCCTGGTACCTGCCTCGATGTCTGGTCTGGGTCTTAATAAAGTGACAGCTGGCGATGCTGTCACTGCCTCCAAGCGTTACGAGGCACGACCACCACAACCTCAGCCGAAGTGGCGGCAACAGAACCGTACCGAAACCGAGGGCACCGAGGTGCACAGTGTATCGTATTTGCTGCAAATCGATTTCCAGCAATTGGAGCCCCAAGTGGATGCTTCATCCAAGACGCAATCGCAGCTGGTGAACTACAGCGATGCCGAGAATGCTTGGCGACCCAATCGATTTCGTGGCATGGACTTCTATTCGCTGCTACGGCAAAGCTATCGGGAGTTCTTCATGTTCGACTTTGATTTGCAACCGGATGCAAATGGCACAGTTCCCGCACTGCTCAATTTGACAGCCCAATCGGCAGCTGGCTTTGCATTCGAACTGGGCGATGTGTATGACATTGGTGGCACACTTACCTTTGCCGTGTCCATGAAGCACGAGCTGCGCTTCAGTAATGACTTGAAAGCACCACCATCAACGACTTTGCCACCATCCGAGCGAGGCGGCATTCTGGCTGAGAAGCTAGTCTCCGATCTAGATGAATCGACGCTAATTTTGACCCACGATCAACTGCATCGAGTTAATCAAAGCATGCAGATAATTGTCTGCATGCATCTTGGCGAGCCGGGTGTACCCACTTGGCCAGACAAGTGTCGCTATGGCCAGAGACTGATGCATGCCTCCAGCATAATCAACAGCACTGATCTAATGGGTCTTATACATGTGCCTTTTCCTGAGAGCGGCCTCTG GTACGTGACGATGGGCCTCTACTGCCATGGGGCAGAAACAGCTCGCGTTACCATCATCGATAGTGTCAAGGAATTTGTACGTCAACACGCCAGCTTGCTCCGTGATATGCGTGCTCCCTGCTCCTGTGCTGGAAATGCGAGAGCATATGAGAGATGCGTCAGATCGAGTGACTGTTTGGCCAGAATGAATGAAACGGAGACACTGAAGGTCAAGGAATGCATGATGGACTCTAAGTGTACACCCGATTTTGTGGAAATGACAAGACTATTCGAGATACATCATAAGGCGGCGACGGAGCAGCACTTCGCACTGGACAACTGCAATACTTCGGTGGTCTTTTCAATCTCTTCGAGTCCATGTGTCGCCGGTCGATGTGGTCGCTTTGGGCGATGCTATCATTACATGTCCGGCGGATTTGTGTTTTCAACATGCGTGTGCATGAAAGGCTATCGTGGCTGGGATTGCACTGAGGACTCCCAGGTGCCCTCCAGCATATCCATCCTAGTggcactgctgctgctcacgCTGAGCAATCTGCTCTTCATTCCCAGCATCTACATGGCATTCAGACGTCGCTACTACACCGAAGGCATCATCTACTTTTTTGCTATGTTCTTCTCCATCTTCTATCATGCCTGTGACTCGGGCGAAGATGAGTATAGCTTCTGTTTGGTCAAGATCGGTGTGTTGCAGTTCTGTGATTTCTACTGCGGCCTCTTGGCCATTTGGGTCACACTCATTGCCATGGCTCATCTGCCACAACACTTTGTTTCTCTGCTGCACATGTTCGGTGCCATTCTGCTGGCCTTTGGCACGGAACTCAACAAACAGAGCCTTTGGGTGTTCCTGGCTCCAGCTTTAACTGGCATCTGCCTCATATCGACCAGCTGGGGATTACGTTGTGTCAAGACTCGCAAGTGGTTCCCGGCACGTCGTTACCTGATCATCTTCATGCCATTTGGCATGGTGCTGGTAATGGTCGGCCTGGTTTGCTATGCCTTTCTGCAGACTAAGCAGAATTATCACATTGTCCATTCCATCTGGCACATGGTCATGGCCCTGAGCATCATGTGCCTGCTGCCCTCTCGCAAGTCCTTTATGCCGAAGTGCTAG
- the LOC117573662 gene encoding uncharacterized protein LOC117573662, with product MADFQEQLRQYRQQKQRRETLDKFKIKLRKFWMLGTGAETSQGRDYTSIDVKPERKLSTDTFSISEETEEFVASSEDDELASQGNVIADVRKESKGLKYALWGVYFLFWVTLYVIAIELKFGLVFLMFSALFGIYFNTRTGPKKSNEMSAYSVFNKNCESIDGTLKAEQFEKEIRYGSGSVR from the exons ATGGCGGATTTTCAAGAACAATTACGACAATATCGACAACAGAAGCAGAGAAGAGAAACATTggacaaattcaaaattaaactaCGTAAATTTTGGATGCTTGGTACTGGCGCAGAGACAAGTCAGGGAAGAGACTACACTTCCATCGACGTCAAG CCAGAGAGAAAGTTAAGCACCGATACCTTTTCCATCAGCGAAGAGACAGAGGAGTTTGTGGCATCCAGCGAAGATGACGAGCTGGCGTCTCAGGGCAACGTCATTGCTGACGTGCGAAAGGAGAGCAAAGGCTTGAAGTACGCTCTTTGGGGTGTTTACTTTCTCTTCTGGGTTACGTTATATGTGATAGCTATTGAACTTAAATTTGGTCTGGTCTTTTTAATGTTTTCCGCACTGTTTGGAATTTACTTTAATACCCGAACGGGGCCAAAGAAGTCCAATGAAATGAGCGCCTACAGTGTATTCAACAAGAACTGTGAAAGTATAGATGGTACACTTAAGGCAGAGCaatttgaaaaagaaattCGATATGGTTCTGGGAGTGTGAGATGA